Proteins encoded together in one uncultured Flavobacterium sp. window:
- a CDS encoding ABC transporter ATP-binding protein yields the protein MIEIKDLHKSYTMGSSKLHVLKGINFNIAEGELVAIMGSSGSGKSTLLNILGILDEADAGDYVLDKTPIKNLNETIASKYRNKFLGFVFQSFNLINYKSALDNVAMPLYYQGIKRKERYDIAMKYLEKVGLGSHSHHLPNELSGGQKQRVAIARALASNPKVLLADEPTGALDTKTSYEVMELIQGINDEGKTILIVTHEPDIAAMCKRNVVLKDGLIIDDKMVEQVRASSYV from the coding sequence ATGATCGAAATCAAAGATTTACACAAGTCCTATACAATGGGAAGTTCAAAGCTACATGTGTTAAAAGGGATTAATTTTAATATTGCTGAAGGAGAATTAGTAGCGATTATGGGATCTTCAGGATCTGGTAAATCTACGCTTCTTAATATTTTAGGAATCCTTGATGAGGCCGATGCTGGTGATTATGTTTTAGATAAAACGCCTATTAAAAACTTAAATGAGACAATAGCGTCAAAATATAGAAATAAGTTTTTAGGATTTGTATTTCAGTCATTCAATTTAATAAATTATAAATCAGCACTTGATAATGTTGCCATGCCATTGTATTACCAAGGTATAAAAAGGAAGGAACGTTATGATATTGCAATGAAATATTTGGAGAAAGTGGGCTTAGGTTCTCATTCTCATCATTTACCAAATGAGCTTTCCGGGGGACAAAAACAGCGTGTTGCAATTGCAAGAGCATTGGCATCAAATCCAAAAGTTTTATTAGCAGATGAGCCAACAGGAGCTTTAGATACCAAAACTTCTTATGAGGTTATGGAGCTTATTCAAGGAATTAACGACGAAGGAAAGACTATTTTGATCGTTACACACGAACCTGATATTGCCGCTATGTGCAAAAGAAATGTGGTCCTGAAAGACGGATTAATTATCGATGATAAAATGGTAGAACAAGTTAGAGCTTCATCTTATGTTTAA
- a CDS encoding ABC transporter permease — MFNIERWQEIFEAISKNRLRTFLTGVSVASGIFILVILLGAGKGLQNGIEKQFERDAAGIIEVWSGTTTKEYKGLNPGRQIQYRDGDYKQSVKKFDDKLDLRASTYNHWGAPFSYGKESGSYQYRGVTPEYDGIENLTIVQGRYINDKDLANNEKVACIGMKVKTDLFKDKDAMGKEIIINGINFKVVGVFTDPGGEREETRAYLPLTTVQRAFGNGDKISNLFFTMKKTDNYDEALAQSEKFTKDLKDLLKSRNMVAPDDDGGVGVYNSVKDAKQFYDLNLYIRLFFWWVGICTIIAGVVGVSNIMLIIVKERTKEIGIRKALGASPFSIISMILHESIFITTIAGFVGLLASLLLLEFVGPMVQSEYFQNPQVDFNVALTTLALLVFAGAMAGFFPAYRAAKIKPIVALRDE; from the coding sequence ATGTTTAATATTGAGCGTTGGCAGGAAATCTTTGAGGCAATCTCAAAAAATCGGTTAAGAACATTTCTTACCGGAGTTTCTGTGGCTTCAGGTATTTTTATTCTTGTGATTTTGCTGGGTGCAGGTAAAGGACTTCAAAACGGAATTGAAAAACAATTTGAACGTGATGCCGCAGGGATTATTGAAGTTTGGTCAGGAACGACTACTAAGGAATATAAAGGGTTAAATCCCGGGAGACAAATTCAGTATAGAGACGGTGATTACAAACAATCTGTTAAGAAATTTGATGATAAGTTAGATCTAAGAGCATCGACTTATAATCATTGGGGAGCTCCATTTTCATATGGAAAAGAATCCGGAAGTTATCAATATAGAGGTGTTACTCCTGAATATGACGGAATTGAAAATTTAACGATAGTTCAAGGACGATATATAAATGATAAAGATTTGGCCAACAATGAAAAAGTGGCTTGTATTGGGATGAAAGTTAAAACGGATCTTTTTAAAGACAAAGATGCTATGGGTAAAGAGATCATTATCAATGGCATTAACTTTAAAGTGGTTGGAGTTTTTACTGATCCGGGAGGTGAAAGAGAAGAAACGAGAGCTTATTTACCGTTAACGACTGTGCAAAGAGCTTTTGGGAATGGAGATAAAATTAGCAATTTGTTTTTTACGATGAAAAAAACAGATAATTATGACGAAGCTCTGGCGCAATCTGAAAAATTCACGAAAGATTTAAAAGATTTGCTAAAGAGCAGAAACATGGTTGCTCCTGATGATGATGGAGGCGTTGGTGTTTATAATTCAGTTAAGGATGCTAAGCAATTTTATGACTTAAATCTTTATATCAGATTGTTCTTTTGGTGGGTTGGTATTTGTACCATTATTGCCGGTGTTGTTGGCGTAAGTAATATCATGCTTATCATCGTAAAAGAAAGAACGAAAGAAATTGGAATCAGAAAAGCTTTGGGGGCATCTCCGTTTTCAATTATTTCAATGATACTTCACGAGTCTATTTTTATTACGACAATTGCTGGTTTTGTGGGGTTGCTTGCAAGTTTATTATTGTTGGAATTTGTGGGACCGATGGTGCAAAGTGAATATTTTCAAAATCCTCAGGTAGATTTCAATGTGGCCTTAACGACACTTGCTTTACTTGTATTTGCAGGCGCAATGGCGGGATTTTTTCCAGCATACAGAGCGGCTAAAATTA